The following nucleotide sequence is from Deinococcus radiotolerans.
GACCCCGCCCCGCCACCCCAGCCGACGCCGCCGACATCGCCCGCATCTACACCCAGGGCATCGAAGACCGCAGCAGCACCTTCGAAACCCGCCCCCGCACCGCCCAGGACATCACCCCCTGGTTCGACGGCACCCACCCCATCGTCGTGGTGGAACGTGGGGACCAGGTCACCGCCTTTGCCAGCACCAGCCTCTACCGGCCGCGCGACTGCTACGCCGGCATCGCCGAGTTCAGCGTGTACGTGGACCGCGCCCAGCGGGGCACGGGCGCCGGGAAGGCCGCCATGCAGGCCCTGATTCCCGCCGCGCAGGCCGCCGGGTACTGGAAGCTCCTGTCCCGCGTGTTCCCCGAGAACGCGGCCAGCCGGGCGCTCCTGGCGTCCCTGGGCTTCCGCGAGGTCTGCACCTACGAGCGGCATGGCCAACTGGACGGCGTCTGGAAGGACGTGGTGATCGTCGAGAAACTGCTGTCAGGGGAGGATGGCCCCTGGACCCGAGGTTCGGGCCCGGTGGGCCATGCGAGCACCGTGAAGATGTGGCCGTGAGTCCCACCACCTGAGCACCTGAGCGCCCAGACTGGTCGTTCGCTGAGCCGGCTGCCGCCAGGGCGTCGGGGGTGCGCGTGCCGCGCCCCTGGCTGCTGCCCGGATCAGGCGCCGGATACGCAGGCCGTGAATGGGGCCGCTGCGCCTGCCCGTTGTGCGGCAGCAGCGGCCCGGGCCATCCACTGGGTTCTCCTGGGGGTGGCTCAGGCCGCCGGTCTGGTCGGTCCTGGTGCCGGCTGGGCGTCATGGGCGGTGTTCGGGGTGGGGGTCTACGGTCTGCCAGTGCTGCTGGTGATGGTGGAGGTGCACGTGCTGGTCCACGTGCTGCACCGCGCTTCACGGCCGCCAGTGGTGCGGCCCGCGCTCGTCTTTGGTGCGTTTGAGGTTGTCACCGCCGATGCGGTCGAGCTGGCCGTGGGTGTGGCCGTCAGCGCACATGACGGGCCTGTACTGCTGGATCGGGCTGTTCATGGTCCTGGGGATCCTCCTGGAGCGTACGCTCTGCGGCGGGCGGCCCCTGTGCGTGGTGACCCAACCGGGTTTGACGTCTGAACATGTCAACATATGAATGGGTGCTCAGGTATAATGCCGTCATGTCCACCCACGCCCCCCTCCCCGACCCACCCCACCCCCTCACGTACTTCGTGGACGGCATGGACTGCGCCAGCTGCGTCGCCAAAGTCGAGCGCATGGTCGGCACCCTCCCCGGCACCGACGGCGTCAAAACCAGCTTCACCAAACAAACCCTCACCCTCCACCTCGACGAGCAACAAACCCCCCGCACCACACTCGAAAAAAACCTGCGGGCCCTGGGCTACACCCCCTCACTGATCGGCCCGCCCCCCGCGCCCACCGACACCCCGCACGCCGCGCCTGACCACGACGCGCACGACCACGCCGGACACACCCACGACCTCGCCCCCGCCGGCACCCCCTGGTACCGCACCGGTCAGGGCCGCCTGGTCGTCACCTCCGGCGTCCTGCTGCTCGCCGCCTGGCTCTTCGGCTTCATCGAACCCCGCTTCGCCACCGCCGGGTACATCGCCGCGACGCTGCTGGGCGTGTGGCCCCTGGCCAAGAAAGCCGTCGCCAGCGCCCGACTCGGCGACCCGTTCAGCATCAACATGCTCGTCAGCCTCGCCGCCATCGGCGCCGTCGCCATCGGCGAAGCGCCGGAAGGCGCGGTCGTGGTGTTCTTCTTCGCCATCGGCGAACTCCTCGAAGGGGTCGCCGCGGGACGCGCCCGCGCCGGCATTCAGGCCCTCGCCGCCCTGGCCCCCAAAACCGCGCTGCTCGTCGAAGGCACCGGCACCCGCGAGGTTCCAGCCGATCAACTCCAGGTGGGTCAAACCGTGCAGGTGAACCCTGGCGGGCGCGTCCCAGCCGACGGCACGATCCTCACGGGCACCTCCAGCCTCGACGACAGCCCCGTCACCGGCGAAAGCGTTCCCGTCACCAAAAGCGCTGGCGACCCGGTCTTTGCCGGGAGCATCAACGTGGGCAGCACCCTGACCGTTCAGGTGGATAAGGCCGCCAGCGACAACACCATCGCCCGCATCATCCACCTGGTCGAGGAAGCCGAAAGCAGCAAAGCGCCCACCGCCCGCTTCATCGACCGCTTCAGCCGCTCCTACACCCCAGGCGTCGTGCTGGTCTCCGCGCTGGTCGCCCTGGTGCCCCCCCTCGCGTTCGGCGGCGCGTGGCACGAGTGGCTGTACAAGGGCATCAGCCTACTGCTGATCGGCTGCCCCTGCGCGCTGGTCCTGAGCGTCCCCGCGTCCATCACCAGCGCCATCAGTGCCGGCACCCGCCGCGGACTCCTCATCAAGGGCGGCGGCGCCCTGGAAACCATCGGTAGCGTCAAGACGGTCGCGTTCGACAAGACCGGCACCCTCACCGCCGGCAAACCCAGGGTGACCGACGTCCTCGGACTGGGCCTCGACCGGACCGAGGTGCTGCGCCTCGCGGCGGCCGTCGAGTCCGGCAGCAGCCACCCACTCGCCCACGCCATCACCCAGGCCGCGCAGGAGGGCCAGATCCGCGTGCCGGCCGCCACGGACGCCCAGGCGCTCCCAGGCAAAGGCGCAACCGCCACCGTCGAGGGCCGCGCGCTCAGCGTCACCTCCCCCCGGCACGCCGCGACCCTGACCACCCTTGATCCAGAGCTCAGCCGCGCGGTCACGGCGTTTGAAGAGCAGGGCCGCACCGCCGTCGTTCTCCTGGAGGGCGCCACCGCGCTGGGCGTCATCGCCATCCGCGACGAGCCCCGCGCCGACGCCCGCGCCGCGCTGGCCCGGCTGCGTGACCTGGGCGTGCACACCGTCATGCTCACGGGCGACAAC
It contains:
- a CDS encoding arsinothricin resistance N-acetyltransferase ArsN1 family A; this encodes MTLHRPRPATPADAADIARIYTQGIEDRSSTFETRPRTAQDITPWFDGTHPIVVVERGDQVTAFASTSLYRPRDCYAGIAEFSVYVDRAQRGTGAGKAAMQALIPAAQAAGYWKLLSRVFPENAASRALLASLGFREVCTYERHGQLDGVWKDVVIVEKLLSGEDGPWTRGSGPVGHASTVKMWP
- a CDS encoding DUF2171 domain-containing protein, whose product is MNSPIQQYRPVMCADGHTHGQLDRIGGDNLKRTKDERGPHHWRP
- a CDS encoding heavy metal translocating P-type ATPase, with the translated sequence MSTHAPLPDPPHPLTYFVDGMDCASCVAKVERMVGTLPGTDGVKTSFTKQTLTLHLDEQQTPRTTLEKNLRALGYTPSLIGPPPAPTDTPHAAPDHDAHDHAGHTHDLAPAGTPWYRTGQGRLVVTSGVLLLAAWLFGFIEPRFATAGYIAATLLGVWPLAKKAVASARLGDPFSINMLVSLAAIGAVAIGEAPEGAVVVFFFAIGELLEGVAAGRARAGIQALAALAPKTALLVEGTGTREVPADQLQVGQTVQVNPGGRVPADGTILTGTSSLDDSPVTGESVPVTKSAGDPVFAGSINVGSTLTVQVDKAASDNTIARIIHLVEEAESSKAPTARFIDRFSRSYTPGVVLVSALVALVPPLAFGGAWHEWLYKGISLLLIGCPCALVLSVPASITSAISAGTRRGLLIKGGGALETIGSVKTVAFDKTGTLTAGKPRVTDVLGLGLDRTEVLRLAAAVESGSSHPLAHAITQAAQEGQIRVPAATDAQALPGKGATATVEGRALSVTSPRHAATLTTLDPELSRAVTAFEEQGRTAVVLLEGATALGVIAIRDEPRADARAALARLRDLGVHTVMLTGDNARTGQAIARNLGLDVQAELLPEDKLRLIAELGAQGGVAMVGDGINDAPALAQSDVGIAMGGGTDVALETADAALLQERVTGVADLVALSRATMGNIKVNIAFALGLKAIFLVTTLLGYTNLWMAILADTGATALVTANALRLLTWKGQAAPKAAPITPAPRAA